Proteins encoded in a region of the Desulfuromonas acetexigens genome:
- a CDS encoding Ig domain-containing protein: MTKRLKCILVSLSIALLFACGQEPIPNQVEKTGAEKQAVSPPTTPPEKADTVDIRLVPERPKSGECLKAIVTGKKDSLVLKWRVNGVELPEQRGNSLCDANLRRDDLVEAYLAGTEIRAEVTISNTPPRILEVSANMEAFQQREGIRIVAVTTDSEGDEVELRYRWLINDEEDPFSTSETLAADRYRKGDRIQVEVTPFDGFDEGNSLISRTLTIPNTPPHIVSSPPAGFTDSQYIYQIQAVDPDGDELIYRLDEAPAGMSIDEVGQIRWTLTEATPGTYPIKITAEDPDGGKITQTFTITLASPER; the protein is encoded by the coding sequence ATGACAAAGAGACTTAAATGCATTCTGGTCAGCCTGTCGATCGCCCTGCTCTTCGCCTGCGGCCAGGAACCTATCCCCAATCAGGTCGAAAAAACCGGGGCAGAAAAGCAGGCCGTAAGTCCGCCCACTACACCCCCAGAGAAAGCCGACACCGTCGACATCCGCCTGGTGCCGGAACGGCCCAAAAGCGGTGAATGTCTGAAGGCAATCGTTACCGGGAAAAAAGATTCGCTGGTTTTGAAGTGGCGGGTCAACGGGGTGGAGTTGCCGGAACAGCGGGGGAACAGCCTGTGTGATGCCAATTTGCGGCGAGACGATCTGGTCGAAGCGTATCTTGCAGGAACAGAAATTCGGGCCGAGGTCACGATCAGCAACACCCCCCCGCGCATTCTGGAAGTTTCGGCCAATATGGAGGCGTTCCAACAGAGGGAAGGTATCCGAATCGTGGCAGTAACCACCGACAGCGAAGGGGACGAGGTTGAATTACGTTATCGGTGGCTGATCAACGACGAGGAAGACCCCTTTTCCACCTCGGAAACTCTGGCCGCCGACCGTTACCGCAAGGGGGATCGAATTCAGGTCGAAGTCACCCCTTTCGACGGCTTCGACGAAGGGAACAGCCTTATCAGCCGGACTTTGACTATCCCCAACACACCTCCGCACATTGTCTCTTCCCCCCCGGCGGGGTTTACCGATTCACAATATATTTATCAAATTCAAGCAGTCGATCCCGACGGCGACGAACTCATTTACCGGTTAGATGAAGCACCCGCCGGCATGAGCATCGACGAAGTCGGACAAATCCGCTGGACCTTAACGGAGGCGACACCGGGAACCTATCCAATCAAAATCACTGCCGAAGACCCCGATGGCGGCAAAATCACGCAAACATTTACCATAACCCTTGCATCCCCGGAGCGATAA
- the bioF gene encoding 8-amino-7-oxononanoate synthase, whose translation MRKLQKELEALREQGMLRTLKTVAGPQGPRVIVDGREVLLLCSNNYLGLAGHPALIEASCDATSRFGVGSGASRLVSGTMELHEQLEARIADFKGTEGALVFNSGYAANTGILQGLAGPGDLIFSDALNHASIIDGCRLSGARVVVYPHRDMAALEELLQAEASRRHGRWLIVSDGVFSMDGDLAPLPELVALKERYEALLMVDDAHGGGVLGASGRGSAERFGCLDRIDLHMGTLGKAFGCFGAYLAARREVIDTLINRSRSFIFSTSLPPGVLGAALAAFDIVDSAEGAARRAALENNRQIFVEGLRRGGLDLGESVTQIVPIVTGEPQPTMEAARRLLDRGIFLQGIRPPTVPVGQCRLRATLMADHRPEEVAAAAEMIVRILAELPR comes from the coding sequence ATGCGCAAACTGCAAAAGGAACTGGAGGCCCTGCGCGAGCAGGGGATGCTGCGGACCCTCAAGACCGTTGCCGGTCCCCAGGGGCCGCGGGTGATTGTCGACGGCCGCGAGGTGCTGCTCCTCTGCTCCAACAACTACCTGGGGCTGGCCGGGCATCCGGCGTTGATCGAGGCGAGCTGCGACGCAACCAGTCGTTTTGGAGTCGGCAGCGGCGCCAGCCGCCTGGTCTCAGGGACGATGGAGCTGCACGAACAGCTGGAAGCGCGCATCGCCGATTTCAAGGGGACGGAAGGGGCGTTGGTCTTCAACTCGGGCTACGCCGCCAATACCGGCATCCTGCAAGGTCTGGCCGGGCCCGGTGACCTGATCTTCTCCGATGCCCTCAACCATGCCTCGATCATCGACGGCTGCCGCCTTTCCGGCGCGCGGGTGGTCGTCTATCCCCACCGCGACATGGCCGCCCTGGAAGAGTTGCTGCAGGCCGAGGCATCCCGACGCCACGGCCGTTGGTTGATCGTCAGCGACGGCGTCTTCAGCATGGACGGCGATCTGGCGCCGCTGCCCGAGCTGGTCGCCCTCAAGGAGCGTTACGAAGCGCTGCTGATGGTCGACGACGCCCACGGCGGCGGGGTGCTCGGCGCGAGCGGGCGCGGCAGTGCCGAACGGTTCGGCTGTCTCGACCGCATCGATCTGCACATGGGCACCCTGGGCAAGGCCTTCGGCTGCTTCGGCGCCTACCTCGCCGCCCGGCGGGAGGTGATCGATACCCTCATCAACCGCTCCCGTTCCTTCATCTTCTCCACCAGCCTGCCGCCGGGGGTGCTGGGGGCGGCTCTGGCCGCCTTTGATATTGTCGACAGCGCGGAAGGGGCGGCCCGACGGGCCGCTTTGGAAAACAACCGGCAAATTTTCGTCGAGGGGCTGCGCCGGGGCGGGCTCGACCTGGGCGAGAGCGTCACTCAGATCGTGCCGATTGTCACGGGCGAGCCCCAACCGACCATGGAAGCAGCCCGGCGGCTGCTCGATAGGGGCATCTTTCTCCAGGGGATTCGCCCGCCCACCGTCCCCGTCGGCCAATGCCGGTTGCGCGCCACTCTCATGGCCGATCACCGGCCCGAGGAGGTGGCGGCCGCCGCCGAAATGATCGTGCGCATTCTTGCGGAGCTCCCCCGATGA
- a CDS encoding sensor histidine kinase — MSRSVGLRTEILVNLAILLGAALLFVGFLLLKLTEKELVSQRVAGARATVEVLGRSLSAGDDAPDARAARARAARARAARARAALMPLVHPAGLVDWTLCDAAGLPLASYGGDSALHRDPPPSLDEARVTVDYSSNWLAADSEHPGSLTLDVPLLRNGERLGVLHARFSLADIGGRIAEARRLVFFYVAAYGAILILFGLYLLGRNVVRPIGRLRSLTAEVASGNLQATLAVEGPREIAELTASFNHMIASLRRTRDELIRSEKMASVGHLAAGMAHEIGNPLGAVVGYLELLKGDLTDPAQRDLAERSLAETGRIDRLVRELLDFAKPAAEVREAFDPVALGREVLDLLRHQGVFDQRRLFDELPEQLPGIHMDPHRLQQVLVNLLLNARDATTVGGAIRLSGAVEGEWVRLAVKDSGIGLSEEVRAHLFDPFYTTKATGRGLGLAICQRIVEDADGRIEVISTPGLGSEFRVWLRNEGRGARSEVRGEG; from the coding sequence GTGTCCAGAAGTGTCGGCTTGCGTACTGAAATACTCGTCAATCTGGCGATTCTGCTCGGAGCGGCGCTGCTCTTCGTCGGTTTTCTGCTGCTCAAGCTGACCGAGAAGGAACTCGTATCCCAGCGCGTCGCCGGGGCGCGGGCGACGGTGGAGGTGCTCGGCCGCTCCCTCAGTGCCGGGGATGACGCGCCCGATGCGCGGGCGGCGCGGGCGCGGGCGGCGCGGGCGCGGGCGGCGCGGGCGCGGGCGGCGCTCATGCCGCTGGTCCATCCCGCCGGGCTGGTCGACTGGACCCTGTGCGACGCCGCCGGCCTCCCTCTGGCGAGTTACGGCGGCGACTCCGCCCTCCATCGCGACCCGCCGCCATCCCTCGACGAGGCTCGTGTCACCGTCGATTATTCCTCCAACTGGCTGGCGGCCGACAGCGAGCACCCAGGCAGCCTGACCCTGGATGTCCCCTTGCTGCGCAACGGGGAACGCCTTGGCGTGCTGCACGCGCGCTTTTCCCTCGCCGACATCGGCGGGCGCATCGCCGAAGCCCGCCGTCTGGTCTTCTTCTACGTCGCCGCCTATGGCGCCATCCTCATCCTCTTCGGTCTCTACCTGCTCGGGCGCAACGTCGTCCGCCCCATCGGCCGTCTGCGCTCCCTCACCGCCGAAGTCGCCAGCGGCAACCTGCAGGCGACCCTCGCCGTCGAAGGCCCCCGAGAAATCGCCGAACTGACCGCCTCCTTCAATCATATGATTGCCTCGCTGCGCCGGACCCGCGACGAACTCATCCGCTCCGAAAAGATGGCTTCCGTCGGCCATCTGGCGGCGGGGATGGCCCATGAGATCGGCAATCCCCTGGGTGCCGTCGTCGGCTATCTCGAACTGCTCAAGGGGGATTTGACCGACCCCGCGCAGCGGGATCTTGCCGAGCGCTCCCTGGCCGAAACCGGACGCATCGACCGCCTGGTCCGCGAACTGCTCGACTTCGCCAAGCCCGCCGCCGAAGTCCGTGAAGCCTTCGATCCCGTCGCTCTCGGGCGCGAGGTGCTCGACCTGCTCCGGCATCAGGGGGTCTTCGATCAGCGCCGCCTTTTCGACGAACTCCCCGAGCAGCTCCCCGGCATTCACATGGACCCCCACCGCCTGCAGCAGGTGCTGGTGAATCTGCTCCTCAACGCCCGCGATGCCACCACGGTGGGGGGTGCCATCCGCCTTTCCGGCGCCGTGGAAGGGGAGTGGGTCCGGCTCGCGGTCAAGGACAGCGGCATCGGCCTGAGCGAAGAGGTCCGTGCCCATCTCTTCGACCCCTTCTACACCACCAAAGCCACCGGCCGCGGCCTCGGCCTGGCCATCTGCCAACGCATCGTCGAAGATGCCGACGGCCGCATCGAGGTGATTTCGACGCCGGGGTTGGGGAGTGAGTTTCGGGTATGGTTGAGGAACGAGGGACGAGGAGCGAGGAGCGAGGTGAGGGGTGAGGGGTGA
- the pgm gene encoding phosphoglucomutase (alpha-D-glucose-1,6-bisphosphate-dependent), with the protein MALHPLAGQPAPKSLLPNIPRLISDYYTRRPDPNDPAQLVAFGTSGHRGAATKQTFNEWHILAIVQAICDYRKQAGISGPLFLGMDTHALSEPAHAGALEVLAGNGVETRVAKDFGYTPTPVISHAILAYNRGSQADQADGIVITPSHNPPDNGGIKYNPPNGGPADTDVTGWIADRANGYLRDALRGVKRFALVEALAAPTTQMHDYVTPYVADLANVIDMEAIAKAGLRIAADALGGSGLGFWRPIAEKYGLNIELINGHPDPTFSFMSVDKDGKIRMDCSSASAMAGLIQLKDKYDIAFGNDPDFDRHGIVTPSAGLMNPNHYLAVAINYLFANRAGWRKDAAVGKTLVSSSMIDRVAASLGRPLAEVPVGFKWFVDGLVDGSYGFGGEESAGASFLRRDGTVWTTDKDGFILALLAAEITAVTGRDPAQHYQELTARFGAPVYDRIDAVATSAQKAVLEKLSPEMISAATLAGEPITAKLTRAPANGAEIGGLKVVTENGWFAARPSGTEEIYKIYAESFKGAEHLKQIQQEAQAIVSAAFTAAGV; encoded by the coding sequence ATGGCCCTGCATCCCCTGGCCGGACAACCGGCCCCGAAAAGCCTGCTCCCCAACATCCCCCGTCTGATCAGCGACTACTACACCCGCCGCCCCGACCCGAACGATCCCGCTCAGCTCGTCGCCTTCGGCACTTCGGGGCATCGCGGCGCGGCGACGAAACAGACCTTCAACGAATGGCACATTCTCGCCATTGTCCAGGCGATCTGCGACTACCGCAAGCAGGCGGGGATTTCCGGGCCGCTCTTTCTCGGCATGGACACCCACGCCCTCTCCGAACCGGCTCACGCCGGCGCCCTGGAAGTGCTCGCCGGCAACGGCGTCGAGACGCGCGTCGCCAAGGATTTCGGCTACACGCCGACGCCGGTCATCTCCCACGCCATCTTGGCCTACAATCGCGGCTCTCAGGCGGATCAGGCCGACGGCATCGTCATCACCCCTTCGCACAACCCGCCGGACAACGGCGGCATCAAGTACAACCCGCCCAACGGCGGCCCGGCCGACACCGACGTCACCGGTTGGATCGCCGACCGCGCCAACGGCTATCTGCGCGACGCCCTGCGCGGGGTCAAGCGGTTTGCGCTGGTTGAGGCACTAGCCGCGCCGACGACGCAAATGCACGATTACGTCACCCCCTATGTGGCCGATCTGGCCAACGTCATCGACATGGAGGCCATCGCCAAGGCCGGGCTGCGCATCGCCGCCGACGCCCTCGGTGGCTCGGGGCTCGGTTTCTGGCGGCCCATCGCCGAGAAATACGGGCTGAACATCGAGCTCATCAACGGCCATCCCGACCCGACCTTCAGCTTCATGAGCGTCGATAAGGACGGCAAGATCCGCATGGACTGCTCCTCCGCCAGCGCCATGGCCGGGCTGATCCAGCTCAAGGACAAGTACGACATCGCCTTCGGCAACGATCCCGATTTCGACCGCCACGGCATCGTCACTCCCTCGGCGGGGTTGATGAACCCCAACCACTACCTGGCGGTGGCGATCAACTATCTTTTCGCCAACCGCGCCGGTTGGCGCAAGGATGCGGCGGTGGGCAAGACGTTGGTCTCCTCGTCGATGATCGACCGGGTGGCGGCATCCCTGGGGCGCCCCCTGGCCGAGGTACCGGTCGGCTTCAAGTGGTTCGTCGACGGCCTGGTCGACGGCTCCTACGGCTTCGGCGGCGAGGAGAGCGCCGGCGCTTCCTTCCTGCGCCGGGACGGCACGGTTTGGACGACGGACAAGGACGGCTTCATCCTCGCCCTGCTGGCCGCCGAGATCACCGCCGTCACCGGTCGCGATCCGGCGCAGCACTATCAGGAACTGACCGCCCGCTTCGGCGCGCCGGTCTACGACCGCATCGACGCCGTAGCCACTTCCGCGCAAAAGGCGGTGCTGGAAAAACTCTCGCCGGAGATGATCAGCGCCGCGACCCTGGCCGGCGAGCCGATCACCGCCAAGCTCACCCGCGCTCCGGCCAACGGCGCCGAGATCGGCGGCCTCAAGGTCGTCACCGAAAACGGCTGGTTCGCCGCCCGCCCTTCGGGGACGGAGGAGATCTACAAGATCTACGCCGAATCCTTCAAAGGGGCCGAGCATCTGAAACAGATTCAGCAGGAGGCCCAGGCCATCGTCAGCGCCGCCTTCACCGCCGCCGGCGTCTGA
- a CDS encoding sigma-54-dependent transcriptional regulator, which translates to MKPILIIDDEGPMRHMLRLVLEKQGYAVVEAENGAAALMVIAERECLLALCDIRMPDMDGLAFLRALREKGIHLTVIMMSAYGSVDTALECMKQGAYDYISKPFKPDEVVLAVKKAEERLGLQQENARLKQALAGERRGREPIYASEAMAAVMARVATLAAVTSPVLITGETGTGKELVARALHEGGPRREAPFVAVNCSAIAAGLLESELFGHAKGAFTGADRDRQGLFGAAHGGTLFLDEIGELPAELQPKLLRVLQEGEVLRVGDSKPRKVDVRVLAATARNLREEVAAGRFREDLYFRLAVVDVHIPPLRERKKDIALLAEHFLAAAARREGRSLPRLTADAVAALENYGWPGNVRELENLMEKTLIFCRGEWVDQVALPWEVRRRERDRDEDYSLKQAVARLEKEYIRKALAATNGNQTKAARLLEISLRALVYKVKEMGEE; encoded by the coding sequence ATGAAACCGATTCTGATCATCGATGACGAAGGGCCGATGCGGCATATGTTACGGCTGGTGCTGGAGAAGCAGGGCTATGCCGTGGTCGAGGCCGAGAATGGCGCGGCGGCGTTGATGGTTATCGCGGAGCGGGAGTGCCTGCTCGCCCTCTGCGACATCCGCATGCCGGATATGGACGGTCTCGCCTTTCTCCGTGCCCTGCGCGAGAAAGGCATCCATCTCACGGTGATCATGATGAGCGCCTACGGCTCCGTCGATACCGCCCTGGAGTGCATGAAGCAGGGGGCCTACGACTACATCTCCAAACCGTTCAAGCCCGACGAAGTGGTGCTGGCGGTGAAGAAGGCCGAGGAGCGCCTCGGCCTGCAACAGGAAAACGCCCGCCTCAAACAGGCCCTCGCCGGGGAACGGCGCGGGCGCGAGCCGATTTACGCGAGCGAGGCGATGGCGGCGGTCATGGCCCGGGTCGCGACCCTGGCTGCCGTGACCTCGCCGGTTCTCATCACCGGCGAGACCGGCACCGGCAAGGAACTCGTCGCCCGCGCCCTGCACGAAGGCGGGCCGCGCCGCGAGGCTCCTTTCGTCGCGGTGAATTGCAGTGCCATCGCCGCCGGGCTGCTCGAAAGCGAACTCTTCGGCCACGCCAAGGGTGCCTTCACCGGCGCCGACCGCGACCGCCAGGGACTCTTCGGCGCCGCTCACGGCGGCACGCTCTTTCTCGACGAAATCGGCGAACTGCCGGCGGAGCTGCAACCGAAGTTGCTGCGGGTGTTGCAGGAAGGGGAGGTATTGCGGGTTGGCGACAGCAAGCCGCGCAAGGTCGATGTCCGCGTCCTCGCCGCCACCGCCCGGAACCTGCGGGAAGAAGTGGCCGCCGGACGGTTTCGCGAGGATCTCTATTTTCGCCTGGCGGTGGTCGATGTCCACATCCCGCCCCTGCGCGAGCGCAAGAAGGATATCGCCCTCCTCGCCGAGCACTTTCTCGCCGCCGCCGCCCGCCGCGAAGGCCGCTCTCTGCCGCGCCTCACCGCCGACGCCGTTGCCGCCCTCGAAAACTACGGCTGGCCCGGCAACGTCCGCGAACTGGAAAATCTCATGGAAAAGACCCTGATCTTCTGCCGGGGGGAATGGGTCGATCAGGTCGCGCTCCCCTGGGAAGTCCGCCGCCGCGAACGGGATCGGGACGAGGATTATTCCCTCAAGCAGGCCGTGGCGCGACTTGAAAAGGAATACATCCGCAAGGCCCTGGCCGCCACCAACGGCAACCAGACAAAAGCGGCCCGCCTGCTGGAAATCAGCCTGCGGGCCCTGGTTTACAAAGTGAAGGAGATGGGGGAGGAGTGA
- a CDS encoding 6-carboxyhexanoate--CoA ligase, with protein MRMHSRRENRHLSGAERLVGPADLETAAAALVLRALEHPRGRAEEIRLAVDLVPPSAIRRGRLLDLRTYRVRNYQQGRRAARRLLLDVGVAEAAVTSAMDWIAQGAAPDGRAMRGAMLIDAESGARLEDDPARGVRASRMDLTATAEAELRARLGEQGLDNPHVREALVLASKVLAVPEVLAELCWSDDPDYTAGYVASRELGYVRFPQLKPLGEERGGRAFFVCGAGLDQAGLIAFLEYAVLLFDRIGTIGGAEDWRD; from the coding sequence GTGCGTATGCATTCCCGCCGCGAAAATCGGCATCTTTCCGGCGCCGAGCGCCTGGTCGGTCCCGCCGATTTGGAGACGGCGGCGGCGGCTCTGGTGCTCCGTGCCCTGGAGCATCCCCGGGGGCGGGCCGAGGAAATCCGCCTGGCCGTCGATCTGGTGCCGCCGTCGGCGATCCGCCGTGGCCGCCTCCTCGATCTGCGCACTTACCGGGTGCGGAACTACCAACAGGGGCGGCGGGCGGCGCGGCGTCTGCTCCTTGATGTCGGCGTCGCCGAGGCGGCAGTGACTTCGGCCATGGACTGGATCGCCCAAGGGGCCGCGCCCGATGGCCGGGCTATGCGCGGCGCCATGCTCATCGATGCCGAAAGCGGTGCGCGCCTCGAAGACGATCCCGCTCGCGGCGTGCGCGCCAGTCGCATGGATTTGACCGCGACCGCCGAGGCCGAACTGCGGGCGCGTCTCGGTGAACAGGGTCTCGACAACCCCCACGTGCGCGAGGCGTTGGTGCTGGCGAGCAAGGTGCTGGCCGTGCCGGAGGTGCTGGCTGAACTCTGCTGGTCCGACGATCCCGATTATACGGCCGGTTACGTGGCGAGCCGCGAGTTGGGTTATGTCCGTTTCCCCCAGCTCAAACCTTTGGGGGAAGAGCGCGGCGGACGGGCCTTTTTTGTTTGTGGTGCCGGGCTTGACCAGGCGGGCCTCATCGCTTTTCTCGAATATGCCGTGCTCCTCTTTGATCGCATCGGAACGATCGGTGGCGCGGAAGACTGGCGGGACTAA
- a CDS encoding ArsR/SmtB family transcription factor, with amino-acid sequence MEAAVEFDKTLSFDREAEILKVLGHPVRLKIVAGLMSQSCNVKKIWECLELPQATVSQHLALLKNKGIIEGRREGVEVYYQVVCEEARKIVGALFECMSCR; translated from the coding sequence ATGGAAGCAGCTGTGGAATTCGATAAGACGTTAAGTTTCGACCGCGAGGCGGAAATCCTCAAGGTATTGGGCCATCCGGTGCGCCTGAAAATCGTCGCCGGACTGATGTCCCAGTCCTGCAATGTGAAAAAGATCTGGGAATGTCTCGAACTACCCCAGGCCACCGTCTCCCAGCATCTCGCCCTGCTGAAAAACAAAGGGATTATCGAGGGGCGCCGGGAAGGGGTGGAAGTCTACTACCAGGTGGTCTGCGAAGAAGCCCGTAAGATCGTCGGCGCCCTCTTCGAATGCATGTCCTGCCGCTGA
- a CDS encoding methyltransferase domain-containing protein — MANLSRMKRPSIDQRRVRRHFSGHAEEYERYAQVQKRVVAGLLERLVCLGPFSGPILEVGAGTGALARRIAEGYPHLPLVVTDLAHGMTCQAAAQLPGASALDADAACLPFVDRSFGLMLSASMYQWIVDLPAAFAESARVLKPDGHFVFALFGARTLCELRSSHRRAQAEIDGGRPSHTQEFPSREEVAEALRLAGFVGISVESVDEREHHPDVPDLLRALKKIGAQNASRSGPAGLASRRVMERMMELYRREHGREGMIPATYEVIYGMARRP; from the coding sequence ATGGCGAACCTTTCTCGCATGAAGCGTCCCTCTATCGATCAGCGGCGGGTGCGTCGGCACTTCTCCGGCCATGCCGAAGAATACGAGCGTTATGCCCAGGTGCAGAAGCGGGTAGTGGCCGGGTTGCTGGAACGGCTGGTCTGCCTCGGGCCCTTCTCCGGTCCGATCCTTGAAGTCGGTGCCGGTACCGGCGCCCTCGCCCGGCGCATCGCCGAAGGCTATCCCCATCTGCCTCTGGTCGTCACCGATCTAGCCCACGGCATGACCTGTCAGGCGGCGGCACAACTACCCGGTGCCTCGGCCCTGGATGCCGACGCCGCCTGTCTGCCTTTTGTCGACCGCTCCTTCGGGCTGATGCTCTCGGCTTCCATGTATCAGTGGATCGTCGATCTCCCCGCCGCCTTCGCCGAAAGTGCGCGGGTGCTCAAACCCGACGGCCACTTCGTCTTCGCCCTCTTCGGCGCCCGCACCCTGTGCGAACTGCGTTCCTCCCATCGCCGGGCGCAGGCCGAGATCGACGGTGGCCGTCCCTCCCACACCCAGGAGTTTCCCTCCCGGGAGGAGGTCGCGGAGGCGCTGCGGCTGGCTGGTTTTGTCGGGATTTCGGTGGAGAGCGTCGATGAGCGGGAGCACCATCCCGACGTCCCCGACCTGTTGCGCGCCCTGAAAAAGATCGGGGCCCAGAACGCCAGTCGCTCGGGTCCGGCCGGTCTCGCCTCGCGCCGGGTCATGGAACGGATGATGGAACTCTATCGGCGGGAACACGGTCGGGAGGGGATGATTCCGGCGACCTACGAAGTGATTTACGGTATGGCTCGCCGCCCTTGA
- a CDS encoding alpha/beta fold hydrolase has translation MNEFRLADGRRLAWREAGAGPPLLLLHGWCFSSLVFAEALTAFSTDYRVLAPDLPGHGASDPATDDGFAALATDLREWLAALALDRIRLLGWSLGGQVALELAAALPPEQVERLLLVAVTPRFFAAADWPHGLPEGQVRALERQLRRDYPAALKDFRERMLAGEELPSARRQRIAALIAPPPVPADALAALAALRQEDQRGRLAALDCPTLVQHGELDTITLPGAARTLAEEIPGARLDLLPGIAHAPFLSRPDEVFAQWRTFLA, from the coding sequence ATGAACGAATTCCGCCTCGCCGATGGGCGCCGCCTGGCCTGGCGGGAAGCAGGGGCGGGACCGCCTCTGCTGCTCTTGCATGGCTGGTGCTTCTCCTCCCTGGTTTTCGCCGAGGCGCTCACTGCCTTCTCCACCGACTATCGAGTGCTCGCCCCCGATCTGCCCGGGCACGGCGCCAGTGACCCCGCCACCGATGACGGCTTCGCCGCCCTGGCGACGGATCTGCGGGAGTGGCTCGCGGCTTTGGCTCTCGACCGTATCCGCCTGCTCGGCTGGTCCCTGGGCGGGCAGGTGGCGTTGGAGTTGGCCGCTGCGCTGCCGCCGGAACAGGTCGAACGGCTGCTGCTGGTCGCCGTGACGCCGCGTTTCTTTGCCGCCGCCGACTGGCCGCACGGCCTGCCCGAGGGACAGGTGCGGGCGCTGGAACGCCAGCTGCGTCGCGATTATCCGGCCGCCCTCAAGGATTTTCGCGAGCGGATGCTGGCCGGGGAAGAACTCCCCTCGGCCCGCCGTCAGCGTATCGCCGCCCTGATCGCTCCGCCGCCGGTGCCCGCCGACGCTCTGGCGGCCCTCGCTGCCCTGCGGCAGGAGGATCAACGCGGGCGCCTCGCCGCCCTCGACTGTCCGACCCTGGTGCAGCACGGTGAACTGGATACCATCACCTTGCCCGGCGCCGCTCGCACCCTCGCCGAAGAGATTCCCGGGGCGCGCCTGGATCTCTTGCCGGGGATCGCCCACGCCCCCTTCCTCAGCCGGCCCGACGAGGTCTTTGCCCAATGGCGAACCTTTCTCGCATGA
- a CDS encoding GTP pyrophosphokinase, with protein MASLDFELEKRTFYKFYDSNRARLNSVKNGYMRMISQLLKAAEVGEVTAVEGRVKDREECVKKFHRKYQSKLEAAGQPYEIRNYLTDLIGIRIICPYEDQIVPVAEVLKRHFRIIDVTDKISALESTEDSFGYKGLHMDLALPEARAALPKFAAYADLPFEVQIRSLIQDAWSVLDHKIKYKKSIPNELKRRINVLSALFELADREFKEIRNATEELIQKARVEPIGEPTGSNGGGAGETAGAASEKTANAFNFMRIARHFFRDFEFEDFKVDGFVEDILKLDRDFKKSDLHRSLIEHLKTVRDYREAYLAESAERTFSPYTSIRHCLYLYNRETFARILSPGARERFEAWLRRAEG; from the coding sequence TTGGCCTCTCTCGATTTTGAACTGGAAAAACGTACTTTTTACAAATTTTACGACAGCAATCGGGCCCGCCTGAACAGCGTCAAGAACGGCTATATGCGGATGATCTCCCAGCTGCTCAAGGCGGCGGAGGTCGGCGAGGTGACGGCCGTCGAAGGGCGGGTCAAGGATCGGGAAGAGTGCGTCAAAAAATTTCACCGCAAATACCAGAGTAAGCTGGAAGCCGCCGGGCAGCCCTATGAAATCAGGAACTATCTGACCGATCTCATCGGCATCCGCATCATCTGCCCCTACGAAGACCAGATCGTTCCCGTCGCCGAAGTGCTCAAGCGGCATTTCCGCATTATCGACGTGACCGACAAGATTTCGGCCCTGGAAAGCACCGAGGATTCCTTCGGCTACAAAGGGTTGCACATGGACCTGGCCTTGCCCGAAGCGCGGGCAGCCCTGCCCAAGTTCGCCGCCTATGCCGATCTGCCCTTCGAGGTGCAGATCCGCTCCCTGATTCAGGATGCCTGGAGTGTCCTCGATCACAAGATCAAATACAAAAAATCGATCCCCAATGAGCTCAAACGCCGGATCAACGTTCTCTCCGCCCTCTTTGAACTGGCGGACCGGGAATTTAAAGAGATCCGCAATGCCACCGAAGAACTGATCCAGAAAGCCCGGGTCGAACCGATCGGCGAACCGACGGGGAGTAACGGCGGTGGCGCGGGAGAGACGGCCGGAGCGGCCAGTGAAAAGACCGCGAACGCCTTCAACTTTATGCGCATCGCCCGGCATTTCTTTCGCGATTTCGAATTCGAGGATTTCAAGGTCGACGGCTTTGTCGAGGATATCCTCAAACTCGACCGCGATTTCAAAAAGTCCGATCTGCATCGAAGTCTGATTGAACATCTGAAGACCGTTCGCGACTACCGCGAGGCGTATCTCGCCGAAAGCGCCGAGCGGACCTTCAGCCCCTACACCTCGATCCGGCACTGCCTCTATCTCTACAATCGGGAAACCTTCGCCCGGATTCTCTCCCCAGGGGCGCGAGAGCGTTTCGAGGCCTGGTTGCGGCGGGCTGAGGGGTGA